In the Salvia splendens isolate huo1 chromosome 16, SspV2, whole genome shotgun sequence genome, TCCAAATCTCTTTGGGAACCTAGTCTCCAATATAGCTGCTGGTATTGCTGGTGGTACTGGTGTCATGCCTGGAGGGAACGTAGGAGCTGATCATGCCATTTTTTAGCAAGGTGCTTCTGCGGGTAATGTAGGAAACGAGAAATTACTAGAGCAAAAAAAGACCTTTCAAGaggtgagtggctcatttctaatatggcaGTTGAGAAAGCTACTAAAGCCGAGGAGGTTGACAAACTTGTCTCGACGAATTGTTCAGCTGAGGAGGAGAGAATGAAGAGAATGAGGATGCTGGACTATTCTTCTTCGAAGCGGAGCTGAACAATTCCGCCAAGAGGGAGAAGAAGCTTAAACCAAGAAGGTGGAGTAGCCAACGTCTGTGCAGCTGAGGGGGGAGAGCCCACATGAGCTGTGAAGAGCTAGTGGGAAGAACGTCACCAAATGATGATGTTGGAGGAACAACTACGGGAAAATCCAACGCTGATCCTCGGGAAAGAGTGAGGGAACATCCAGCCGAGGGGGAGAGAACTGCCACAGCCGGATGATTCCAACCAAGAAAGAAGACTGCACGTAAGGGAAGGCCAGAGAGGCCGCATGCCATCCTCCATAAAGAAGGCTGACTCTAGCCGAAGGTTCCACGGTGTTTGGCGATTACTCATCGGAGGTGGCATGGCTTGATAGTCTGTCACCAAGAAAAAACCCATAAAGAGAAAAGAGACTGATGATTTCACGTCTTCATTTTTAGAGAAGTAAATTTGGGCCCAGTGGTTATTAggctcaagaaagaaaagaaatgaaaataatagaCTCATAGTTTGAGTTTGGAATGGACCGAGAATGGTCTGAAttggctcctagatacgagcaaaaactgtctagataagctcctcgacaagagtcaaaactgttagaattagctcctcgacacgagtcaAAACTGTTCGAatgagctcctcgacacgagtcaaaactgtctgaatgagctccttgacacgagtaaAAATTGtcagtcagaaaaaaaaatatggagtggctcctggatacgagctaaaactatcCAAGATgactccttgacacgagttaaaattGTCAACCAAAAATTGAAGCTCCCGGACACTAgttaaaactgtctagattGACTCCTTGACATGAGTTAAAACCGTcaacaaaaattgaagaactccatgaaatgagtctaaactttcaatgatgaatgaagagctccttgataagagcctaaactttcaatgaagaaaaattgaagaactccttgaaacgagtTTAAACTTTCAATGATAAATGTAgagctccttgaaacgagtctaaactttcaataacTCTTTGATACAAGTATAAAttatcaatgatgaattgaagaagctctataatacgagcataaactatcaatggaaattgaagaactcttaaatacgagtataaactatttatcaaactaaagatcgtgcaagttaagtgtcgaaaaacTCGATACTGAACTTGAGGGTGAGTGTTGGAATGAGGAAATTAATTGATTGGAGAACAAGAATGCAATGGATGAAATTATGGCaagaatattgaaggaaatcaattaaagattatggaaaatcaaataaaaggatattagtataattagaatatattttccatgtatagctagaattagaacctataaaaggttgtgtaaccattgagagaattaattcaagtcattcacaatgtagtatttgaagttctccccgtcttttactttctgcaatagtcttttatttttcGCATTGTACTTTTCAACAATCTTCAATCGCTGCATATTTTTTTGTGCCTGTGGATCAGATAAGATTAAGATTTCTTAGCTCCAGCGGGATTTCaagatttgttttttgttttttgttttttgttttttttaataattttcaaGTTGATTCCACTAGGTAGGATTCAGGAACTTATCATTATTAATCAttataatattgaaaatttcaaataatggGCCCTAGTGGGAGAAAATTGAAAATGGGTAGAATGTTGCAAGCATAGACGTGGCTTTTGGGCCTAAAGTTGAACtgaaaaagtaaaagtgagaaAAAAACAAATGTCTTAATATCTGTAGATGTGTAGTGCTAATCTTTTGACTTTTGTACATTTCATACTAATCTTGTTtcacaataattttaaaattaagccCATGTAACTAATTTCGATGGGAATCTATCAGACTATGCCTAAATAAATGAATATCTATACcttataaaataaagaaatgtaGAAAAATTATAAGatgcatatttttgtgaaaTATAATACACATAATTTGTTTAAAAATAAGCTGTGTTTTTTTCTGGACAAGTACATCGATAACAATGTTTTGATAAAGTAGAATTGtaagttttatttttctaaaaaaatactattagcATTCAATTCAAAACGAAAGAATGTTAAGCTGCTAAGACTATATTTACAGAGAATTTTAGTTAATTAGACAATTAATGCTCCCCGACCTGCCTGGTTAGGATAATATTGTATTAGTTTCAAGAATGCAAATTTTTCTTCCTTTGATTAcgacattaattaatttcattataaaaGTAAATATGCCCTTCTCTATCATGATATCAGTTTAATCTATTAGTAGGAGTAACATATTattttcaacaacttcttatttgtaagatttattttatttatgtactAGTTTTGATTTTCCAAGATTTGACATTGAGAAACTTTGGCGCGTATTATTTTTAAGAGCCGCGTGACAGGTCAAAATCCAAAGTCTCATCACTTTATATAACTAATATACGTATCACTGAAAATTAAGTTATGAAATTTCTTCGTCCATTATAAAtatccttggcagtggataCTACTTATTTTAATGCTCTTTCTCTTCCATATTAATTGTCTCATATTTCACTGGTGtgaatttgaaaaaattatttaattttataaaataaattgaataaaaaattaataaattgtgagcgctagttttataatagtagtaaaatgAGGCAATGACATGTGATATTCACTTACTGAaactaataaaaatgaaataaaataatattttattagggattacatgaaaaaataaatatgagacATTCTGTGAAGACTAGATATAGTAGAAAATTAGTAAAGAGAAAATgagatagaaaataaaattattgaagTATCATAGTATTAAAAATGTAATCCAACTCATTAGATAGGGAATTTGTCAGATGGCTAATTTTTTAAGACAAGCTAAAATGGAAATTGATTGTAGATAGAGAAAATATTACTAACACTATTAAATTTTCACTACATATTTATTGCACATGCATTCATAAAGTCAAGCCACTATTTTCAATGGTTGCATATATTATTTGAAAACGATCCAAATATTGAAGTAAAAAGAAATATTAATGACCCCAAAATATATGTGAGTGAGCGTAATGCATAAGACCATCTCTAATCATACTCCAAAAATAGGTTTGGTATAGAAATCTTCTTCAATCATACATCGAATTCAAACgcatttttggtgtttttttggaaacaacaccaaatatggtgttatcccaaaaattttgtgaaacaaaaacctaaaaattgtgtaaattttaaatttagagtAAAATTACTTTTTTGGTGTGACATATATtcaaaaatgggtttgagtttagAATAAATAGTTGGAGACGATGTAATGACATATCTCATCCAACAACTTAATGTCATAAAAATAGCTATATTCTTTGTCTTATATGCATATATGGCCTATTAAGTAGCTAGTAGTACTTTATAGTTTTCCAATTATTGAACATTTTATTAGATACTCAACTACCTAGTCCCTACTAGCGTTCATTAATCATTCTCTTTTTCTATATTAAACTATATAAGTTGCAAATCTAACTCTACTAccttcgtccctgaaaatttgtctcaGTTTTCTATTTTCATCTATCCCTCAAAATTTatctcattttacttttaccatttttggtagtggatctcatattccagtaacgcattcatactcacattttattataaaattaatatataaagtaggtctcacaatccactaactttttcaactcactttccattacatttcttaaaactcgtgtcgggtcaaagtaggacaaatttttagggacgaaggtagtattattttgtttattgtatACTTTTAAAAGAATTTTTTAAGAAACacacaaaatttaatatattgacTGAAATATAGCGTTGAATAAGTCAATATAGGTTCAATTGAGGTCGTCGAATTTCCTATGCGCAACAATGCCCACCCGATGCTGACATTAGAAAATGCTATGTGGAAAATGATTAATTAACGAATCAACTTAATGGGCGATTTGAATGCTAATTAATTggatttgaataaaaaataataatttaagtaGTGTACTACATCAATTTGAATGCTCCTTCCATCTACTAAGGTGGCGTTCgattgccatgactaatatcatgagactattgatttaggattaagttgtgagattattttagttggagagggaggctatgactaattatcatgagaccatctatctaggattaagttgtatggttcaatcttatgaaccaaacatgatacatatttaattgtgagatttaatcttggcaaccgaacaccacctaagaATAGTTTCATTCATGATACAAGTTTTAATACTACATtgataaattatgaaaaatacaaaaataaaaagggtATAGTATGAGAGATATAAAAGAGAAAGTTAGTAAATAATTTGAaagtaaatatttttagtatGAGACTAATTTTAGTGGATTGAGAAAAATGAAAggataagactattttttttgttgtaagaagtactataaaattagtaaattaagaaTATACACAGTAAAGAAATAGTTGAAGTATTATTAGTATGAAATTATTTCTacacaaaaagaaaatagatgaaactaaaatgaaaaggcATTGGAGTATAGTTAATTTTCTATGTGTACGATGATGATGATACTATTTGTTTATTGTACATATCCTTCATAATCATTATATTTCCTATTATAGAGTGAGTGTGAAATGATATAAAGTTTAGTGTAACGCAAGGAAAAACATGTGATTTTTAATACTCCTCATACACGAGGTAAAGCTTACAACTTAGTACAAGACAACTCATAACCtaccaaatattttttttcagatGTAATGACACGTCGGAAATTTCTCCATgtctaaaatataaaaatactctaaaaaatcataatataaCAAAAGTGTTATTTAAATTAATCCATAAAAACATGttaatacataattgataaaatatgaagaaaagaagagaaaaattaGTTGAATTAGTATTAATTTGAAAGTGAAACTATCATGATTAATAGTGATGAGGGTATTAAATGATGTgccaaataaatatataaagtaCAGATAAGTAGTACTCCACTCAAGTTGTTTGAATGTAATGAATTGAGATAAATATTTCATAGAGATTAATTTtgataacaaataaaaatgaaaaaaaatctacATAAATAATGCGAATAAAAGTTAAAGCACATAAATTTGACGAAAAGGGAAAGTAAGCAGAATTGGTAAACTCGCAAAACAACGCAACAGTACTTTCGCTAAGAAAGCGTGAAAAGTTAAAACGCAGTCGTTTCATACCCACTTTGAAATCCATTATACAGCTTGCATTTaccttttcctttttcattttgCTTTTGCCAATGCAGTTTTCTACAGAGCTCACAGCAAACGGCGCCGTTCAATTGTCTACACACCCCACACTACGTCGTTTGGCCTCCCTTCACAAATTACTGAACTCAATAAAACAATCGAAAATTCCTCAAAAAACAAAGAGGAAAATATAGGGAGGCGAGCCGTTATACTCACTCTTTCCCTCCAAATCCAAGCATTCCCTTTTATAGGCAAACCCAAATACACagccttctttttcttttcttcttcaatttaatgttttcccttttcttttattGTGATAAAGTTTCAATCTTTGTAATAAATCTCAACTACAAACAGACTAGTTTTCAGTTGTTTTGCTTGTCCAATTGAACCTGTAGCTTTTCTGTTCCTCAAAACTCTCTACTTTTGAAGATAAACCTAAACAAGCCAAGAAAATTATGTTGCTTCTGATTTTGAGTTAAATTGTAGTGTTACTGTTGTGTTTTTCAATTGCTacagaaaaatgaagaaaattttcTATTTGGTGCATTactatcattattattactccTTCTCTGGTTGGTTAATGGTTGGAGAAATTAATGATCTGATGTTGGGTGTTGGAGATCATCGAATTGACTTTTGATATGACTTTTGATATAACTACCCACGACTCATTCTTGTTCGAAGATTAAGCCACGGTATAAAATATTTCGAAATACCGTTTATTATTTGGTGAAGTTTGGAGCTGAAGCAAATGGCGGAGGGTTCAAAAGTACGGCTTGTTCGTTGCCCTAAGTGTGAGAATCTCCTTCCTGAGCTCCCTGATTTCTCTCTCTACAAGTGTGGAGGCTGTGGTGCGATTTTGAAAGGTACAATTTTTTGTTGTTTGCATTTGTATATGTATGTTTATGTGGGTGTTTTCTGTGTATGTTGTTTACTAGCTTCGAATTAGCAGTTGAGCTACTTGTTGAATTCTTAGTTGTTTGTGGGCTTCTATTCTGGGGAGTTTTGAACTAAATTAGTGAGAATCTTGGTTCTTGTTTGTGTGAATATAGGTATAATTTGAGTGTTTgaataaatagtactcctatttaATTAGTGTGTTTCTTATGCTGCAGCAGCAGAGTATTATGTTAATTTGCTAATCATGTCTTTATGTGGTTGTTTTCTTTTGTTAGAGTGCAGACTTAATCTGCAGAAATTGGATAATGATTGAGATTTTGTGCttgtaatgttgtttttctGATCAAGTGGAtttgttttgctgatgttgttTTCATCTTACAGCTAAAAATAGGGGGGTTGTGGAAGGTAGATCGTCAGAGGTATCCGAGGATTCTAAGGGTGGAGTGATTTATGAGGAAAGCAGCATAGATAACGGTATCAAGGTTGACATGGAGAGTGCTGATGCAATTGAAGACAGTGGTGTGGAGCAAATCCAGAAAGAAGGATTGGTTTCGAATGGTGCTTCCACGTTACCAGCTGAACATGAGGAGACGCCAGCTGACTCTGATACGAGTAGGAGAGGTAAAGAAAGGGTGAGAAATGTGGAAAGTTCTGATGATGAGCTCAGGCCATACTCACAAGGTCTGGTCCGTGATAGAAATCGGGGCAAAAGTTGTGATTTTAGAGTGGATGGGTCAGAGTTTGTTGGTTTCCATGATGACAATGCCAAAGGCTTGCCCCCGCTGGATTCTTCAAGATCGAGTCCGTTTATGGACCAGTGGGGCGTGAACACTAAAGGGTCAGTGCACGGGCCAGCTAGGGGCGTTCCTGCTCAAGTGAGGTTTGATGATTTTGTTTATCATGATGAGGGGCAGTCGAGTTATGGCATGGGCTCTTACTATGACCAAGGTGAAAGGTCTAGATATCGAGGTCACAATCTTGATGGACATAACAGCATTGAGAGCTTAGAAAATGGCCGGGCAGAGCTCCTAAGGAAGCTTGATGAACTGAAGGATCGAATATCCCGGTCTTGTGATATGGCGGATAAACCCAAGGAAAATATTGGCGTCGATGAGAGGATGGTTTCCTCCACTTCACCTGATCCTTATGGTAGACCTCATGCTGCTTATGCTCAAGAAGGATTGACTGCTACGTCACACGCTGCAAACAGGCAGCCAATGTATCCTGATAACATTGTACCTCCCTATTTCAGTCGTTCTGCTGGATTTGCTCCATACTTGGATAGGTATGGTTCGACAGTGATGGATTCGTATCCGCAAAGGGGATATCCACATGAGTACATGCACTATGCTAATACCTATAAGCCAGAAGTTCTTCGGAGGCCTCCTCATCAGCTCCAATCCCGATACATCCAACAGCCCAGTCACGAGCACTATCCGGGATACTATAGCGATGCCAATCATGAGCGGTTCATGTTGCACCGGCATGAAAACTTTTTTCATCAGCCAGCATGCTCTTGTGTGCACTGCTCTGATAATAATTGGCATATGCCTCCAAGGGTTGATCCCTTGGGTATGCATAACCGAAGGTCTCAAAACGAACCATCTAATCAGGCTTTTGATCATCTAACCCCTATTCTGCACCGGCAGCAGGTTAATACTTCTGGGAATGCGAGTCTGTATCCACCACAATCTCGACAGTCTTTAACTATGAATTCTTCCGACATAGATTCAGATACTGATGGTTTCAATTACCATCATCCTAGAAAGTTGCTTGTAGGTCCTAGGGGTGGGCGTGTGAGTCATCCCGTCGGAGGTGGTGCTCCTTTTATAACATGCAGCAGTTGCTTTGAGTTACTGAGACTTCCAAGGAAACACATTTCAATggataaaaacaaacaaaagttGAAATGTGGTGCCTGTTCTTCAGTCATCTTGTTTGAACTCGGGAGCAAGGGGCTTGTTCCATCTGTTTCTATGCTCGTCGAGGAATTGCCAACGGAGATTGATGAAGTCTCTGGTGGAACGGTCGAGAACATGAGATACTGGAATGATGGTTCGAGTACTGCCAACATGAACACCTGCTCTAATGATTTTGATGACTTTGACCATAAGTTTTTGCCAGCAGACAAGAAGTCGAATTCTGGTATTCCTGAGAAGCAACTGAATAATCTTTCTTCAACCTCAAGTCCATTGGAGGACGAGCAGAGTCCAGAAAATAAATCATCTAGGAAACGTGATTCCCCAATTCCAGATTTGCCTGCATCACCACAGGAATTACCCTGTCATTCTCCAGATAATGTGATAGTCAGCCGCTTTGACAAATGGAACAAGAGTAATAGACCCGAGCAAGAGATGGTTTCTCTGGAAAGGACAACCTCTAAACAGAATCCTGCAAGAGATGGAGCTGTGGCAACTGAGACAGACGTGTCGTTAGCTGCGTTTTCAAATAGCAATAGGTCTCAGGACTCCATTGACATAAGTAGAGAAGCTCCAAAGGTTAACAAAGGAGGAGAGTCTTTTCTTGCAGGTCTTATCAAAAAGAGCTTCAGAGACTTCAAAAAGTCCAACCAAGGTGGAGTTGTCGGCGGATCTCAAGTTTTTGTAAACGGGCATTTGATACCAGATCGCATAGTCAAGAAGGCTGAAAAACTAGCTGGGTCAATTCAACCAGGAGAATACTGGTGAGCACATCATATCTTGCATATTTACTATATCATGTGGCTAGTTCCATCAGTTTTTCGGTGCTTCAACATATCAAGGTTGCCTTGTCGTTGTCGTACATTATGATAGGCTGTGAGGAACTGAGGAAATTATAGTATTAGATAAAGAAGACGGAAGCACTAGAAATGAAGAAATGTTTAAATTAAATCAGCTTGCGAAAAGATAGTTGTTATTATAGCTGAAGTTTATAACATGTTCGAATGCATCAAACTTATATGAAGGCAATAGTGTCAATAGGTCATGCCAGTTCTGAATAGTCAAGCATACGTGTGATGAAAACTTAAGTTTAGGTCTCAAGTGTTTTTGGTTAATCCACTCAATATCACATTTTCTTGCATTTTTCTTTCCCAAGAGACATTGGCCTAAAAAGATAATGAACCTTTTGCAACTACTTTAATTTACCAGGTACGATAAACAAGCTGGATTTTGGGGCGTGATGGGCTATCCCTGCCTGGGTATTGTCATGGTGAGTTTTCAACACGAAAACACAATTATTTTTCTTGAGCAGTTTCAGTTATATCTTTATGATTCAGTGGCATGCTAGAAATATAGATAAATGTAACACACCCATCAGTATGCAATTCCATTCACAATCTGATTAATATTCTGCAGCCAAATATTGAAGAATTTAACTATCCTATACCAAAGAACTGTGCTGCTGGAAATACAGGAGTTTTTGTTAATGGACGTGAActcaacaagaaagatttgGATTTGCTCTCGAGCCGAGGTCTGCCAATCACAGAAAACAGATCATATCTCATTGACATAACTGGAAAAGTGGTTGATGAGCAAACTAGGGAAGAACTAGATGGTTTGGGAAAACTTGCACCAACGTAAGTTTCCGACTTTGAGTGATTTCTATTCCAAACATCATTGTTGCATTTTTCTCTCTTTGCTAAACAAACTTTACTAGCAG is a window encoding:
- the LOC121772450 gene encoding uncharacterized protein LOC121772450 translates to MAEGSKVRLVRCPKCENLLPELPDFSLYKCGGCGAILKAKNRGVVEGRSSEVSEDSKGGVIYEESSIDNGIKVDMESADAIEDSGVEQIQKEGLVSNGASTLPAEHEETPADSDTSRRGKERVRNVESSDDELRPYSQGLVRDRNRGKSCDFRVDGSEFVGFHDDNAKGLPPLDSSRSSPFMDQWGVNTKGSVHGPARGVPAQVRFDDFVYHDEGQSSYGMGSYYDQGERSRYRGHNLDGHNSIESLENGRAELLRKLDELKDRISRSCDMADKPKENIGVDERMVSSTSPDPYGRPHAAYAQEGLTATSHAANRQPMYPDNIVPPYFSRSAGFAPYLDRYGSTVMDSYPQRGYPHEYMHYANTYKPEVLRRPPHQLQSRYIQQPSHEHYPGYYSDANHERFMLHRHENFFHQPACSCVHCSDNNWHMPPRVDPLGMHNRRSQNEPSNQAFDHLTPILHRQQVNTSGNASLYPPQSRQSLTMNSSDIDSDTDGFNYHHPRKLLVGPRGGRVSHPVGGGAPFITCSSCFELLRLPRKHISMDKNKQKLKCGACSSVILFELGSKGLVPSVSMLVEELPTEIDEVSGGTVENMRYWNDGSSTANMNTCSNDFDDFDHKFLPADKKSNSGIPEKQLNNLSSTSSPLEDEQSPENKSSRKRDSPIPDLPASPQELPCHSPDNVIVSRFDKWNKSNRPEQEMVSLERTTSKQNPARDGAVATETDVSLAAFSNSNRSQDSIDISREAPKVNKGGESFLAGLIKKSFRDFKKSNQGGVVGGSQVFVNGHLIPDRIVKKAEKLAGSIQPGEYWYDKQAGFWGVMGYPCLGIVMPNIEEFNYPIPKNCAAGNTGVFVNGRELNKKDLDLLSSRGLPITENRSYLIDITGKVVDEQTREELDGLGKLAPTVERAKHGFGMKVPKFIAQSKS